The genomic DNA CCGAGGCCGGCAAGCAGGCCAACCGCCGCGTCGAAATCGCCATCTTCGCCAACGACAAGATGAAGAAGGCCGCCGAGAACGGCACGCTCTAATTCCCAGAAGCAGCGTCCAAGCTATGAAGCCCGAAGCGATTATGCTTCGGGCTTTTTTTGTGCATGGCGAATAACCCGGCCAGAATATTTTGCGTTAAAACCGACGCTCTCCAGCAGCCGTGTTTTCCCATTTTATTAAGCACTTTTATATGAAATTCTTTCCAAAACTTTTCGCCATACTACTGGCTTTATTCATGCTGGCAGGCACCGTGGCTCAGGCCCAGGACAAGCCTAAGGGCTGGAGCCGCAAGGCCAAAGGTGCTGCCATCGGCGGTGGGAGCGGGGCCGTAGTGGGCGGCCTGCTGGGTGGCGGTAAGGGTGCCGTAATAGGCGCTGCCGCCGGCGTAGTAAGTGGCGGCCTCATTGGCCGTAATCAGGACAAGAAGAAGGACCCGGCCTGCTACAACCGCTACCACAAAAAGTAGCCGGCGTCAGAGTAGGCTGTTGGCTGCCAACAGAAAATTAGGAAGAGCCCGGCCGCGCGCCGGGCTTTTTTATAGCTCTTCGCGAGCCAAGGGGGGTAGGAGTGGCAACTGCCGGAGTTTGGCAAGGTGGTTGTAAATGCCGAACTTGCCGCCACGTTGCTATAATGCCTGACGCGGCCGTTTATTTTTTTTATTTTTTCAATTCATGAAAACCCTCAAACTCTCGTTCTCCTATCTACTGGCCGTGCTGCTCCTGTTCGGCCATTTCGCGCAGGCGCAGTCAACTACCGTTACTACCGACAAGCCCGCCGGCATGAGCAAAACCCTGAAGGGTGGCATCCTGGGCGGCCTGGGCGGCGCGGCGGGCGGTGCCATTCTGGGTCGCGTTATCGGCGGCAAGTCGGGCACGGCGAAAGGGGCGATTCTTGGCGCGGCCGTGGGTGGCGCGGGCGGGGCGCTCATCGGCCGCCGCATGGATAAGCAGGCCGCCGAACTGCGCCGCGACCTCGACGGTGCCACCGTGGAGCGCGTGGGCGAAGGCATCAAAATCACGTTTGCCTCGGGCATCCTGTTTGGCAGCAACTCTTCGAGCCTGACTTCCGCCGCTGCCGGCAACATCGACGAGTTGGCTACTACCCTCCAGAAATACGCCGATACTAACATCACGATTGATGGCCACACCGACTCGTCGGGTAGCAATGCCATCAACCAGCCCCTGAGCCAGCGCCGCGCCCAGGCCGTGGCCAACGAGCTGACCGCTAAAGGCGTGGACAACAGCCGCATCAAGGCTACTGGCTACGGCTCGTCGCAGCCCGTGGGCGATAATGCCACTGCCGCCGGCAAAGCTGCCAACCGCCGCGTGGAAGTAGCCATCTTCGCCAACGAGAAGATGCAGAAAGCCGCCAAGCGTGGCCAACTGTAATAGCTGAACCACGGATTCGATGAATTTTTTGAATTACTCGAATTTTGTAGGCGACCGCCCTTAGCCAGGTCGTGTTTAGCGCATAAATCAATTAGCAAAAAAGCCGCCTAAAAGGCGGCTTTTTTCGTTAGGAAGAATCGCCTACAAAATCCGAGTAATTCAAAAAATTCATCGAATCCGTGGTTCAGACAACTTCTCCGCCCCTGGCCAAAGCCCTGGCCGACCATACTATCCTGGATGAGTTTTATGGCCGGGTGCCACCGGCCCCGCGCCGCACGCCCATGCGTGAGCTGATTTCTACCCTGCTCTCGCACCGCACTACCCACGCCGACGAAGAGCTGGCCTACGACCGCATGCTCGAAGCTTTTGGCGACTGGGAAGGTATGTTGCACGCGCCGCTCGACGGCCTTATTCACGCCATTCGCACCACGCGCTGGCCAGCCACGCAGGCCCCGCGCATCCAGGATATTCTGGGGCGCATCAAAGTGGAAACGGGGGGTAGCTTTTCGCTCGATTTCCTGGCCGACTGGCCCACTGAGCGCGGCATGCAGTGGCTCACCGATATGCCCGGCATCGGCCTCAAAACTGCCTCGCTGGTGCTGCTCTTCAACTTTCGCAAGCCCGTGCTGCCCGTCGATGCCCACGTGCACCGCGTGATGCAGCGCCTGGGCGTGCTCGGCCCCAAAGTGTCGGTGGAGAAGGCGCATAGCGTGCTGCTCGACTTGCTCAAGCCCGAGCTCGACCCCGAAGGCCTGTTCAATTTTCACAAGCACAACTACTGGCACGGGCAGCAAATCTGCTTTTTTCAGAAGCCGAACTGCGCACGCTGCCCGCTCAAGAGCTTCTGCGATTATTACGATGAGCACTTTGGCGCGCCTACCCCCGCCGCCTTGGCCGAAACGCCCGCGCACTGGGATGCCGCCGTCTGGGGCAAGCTGCCGCATTAAATAGGTAGGGTGCGGGGCTTGCCCCCGCCCGTCGTTGAACAACTCGTACTGGGTTCGTTCAACGACGGGCGGGGGCAAGCCCCGCACCCTACCTTTATAGTATGCGCCTTGTCAAGCACCCGGTTCTCTGCAACTACTACGTCACGTACCGCTGCAATGCGAAGTGCTCCTTCTGTGACATCTGGGAAAAACCCTCGCCCTACATCACGCTAACCGACGTAGAAGCCAACCTGCGCGACCTCAAGCGGCTGGGTGTCAACGTCATTGACTTCACTGGTGGCGAACCGCTGCTGCACCGGCAGCTACCCGAGTTTCTGGCGCTGGCCCGGCAGCTGGGCTTCATCACCACCGTTACTACCAACGGCCTGCTCTACCCCAAAAATGCCGAACGGCTGCGCGGGCTGGTCGATATGCTGCATTTTTCGCTCGATAGCATCGACCGTGCCACCCACGACCGCAGCCGGGGGGTAGCGTGCTACGACTTCGTGCTCGAAAGCATTCGCGTGGCCAAAGCGCTGGGTGAGCGGCCCGATATCCTGTTTACCGTGTTTCGCCACAACCTGGCCGACCTGGAGGCTGTGTACCGCGAAATAACCCAGCCCAACGGCTTGGTGCTCATCCTAAACCCCGCTTTCGAATACGGCGAGGTCGAAACCGGCGAGCAGCTGACCGAGGCCGAGCTAGACTTCCTCTCGGCCTTCGGCAAGCGCCGGGGCGTGTACCTCAACGAGGGCTTTATCGCGTTGCGCCGCGACGGCGGCAACCACGTGGCCGCGCCCGTGTGCCGGGCCGCCAGCACCACGCTCGTCATCTCGCCTAGCAACGAGCTGGTGCTGCCCTGCTACCACCTCGGCGAGCAAAAATTCCCCATCAACGGCCGGCTCTTCGACCTCTACCAGGCCCCTGAGACCCAGCGCCTCGCCGCCCTCGAAGGCCGCCTACCCCCCTGCGAAGGCTGCACCATCAATTGCTATATGCAGCCCAGCTTCGCGGTCGAAACCAGCAAATACTTCTGGCAGGCGCTGCCCAGCACGCTGAAATATAACTGGGAAAAAGGCACCTGGAAGCGCCTGCTGAGCGTTTAGTCCTCCACCTCTCGTTGCGAACCACGAATGCGCAGTTTACTCAGTATCCGCTGGATAGCCTCCGGCTGTTGCGTGCCGATAAGTAGAGGCTCGCCGCTGACAAGGATTAGCTGCATGCCTTGGTGGCCCCAGGCAGTATAGGCACCACTTTCCCCTTCAAACGTGCGCATGCCCCAGCCGCCATATTCGCGTAGGGGCGCATAGGTACGTAGGTAAGCCTGCCGCACCTGGGCCCAGGGTGTAAAGCGCCACTCGCTTTGCATCGGAGCAAAGCGTACTCGCACACCATCGGTCGCCAGTTGGGTGTGTAGCTTCGTAAACCATAGCATCAGACCCGAAAGTGTGGTAACCAGGACCAGCATACCGACAATTTCTAGCCAGCTATGCCGGGTATCGACCCCGAGGGCTACCCCCAAGATGATGGCCGGCGCCAGCAGTGCCAGGCCCCACCAATGCCGCAGCAGCGGCTGGCACTCCGTGAAAAGTAGTGGTGCCGGGGGGCAAGGCTGGGCATGAGCTAAAGATAGCAGTGGGCCATACATTTGGGGATTCACCTACCCCCACTTTTATGCCTGCCCTCATCCTCCCCGTGCACGGTATCACGCCTATTATTGGCCCCGATTGTTTTATCGCCGACAATGCCACTATCGTGGGCGATGTGGTGCTGGGTAGGGCCTGCACCGTGTGGTTTACGGCCGTGATTCGAGGCGACGTGAACCGCATCCGCATCGGCGACGCGACCAACGTGCAGGATGGTGCCGTGCTGCACTGCACCTTCGAAAAAGCCGCGCTCACCATCGGCTCGCGCGTGAGCATTGGCCACCGCGCGCTGGTGCACGGCTGCACCGTGCACGACGACGTGCTCATCGGCATGGGTGCCATCGTGATGGACCACGCTGTGGTAGGCGCGGGCTGCCTCATCGCGGCCGGGGCCGTGGTTCTTGAAAACACCATCTGCGAGCCCGGCTACCTCTACGCCGGTGTGCCCGCCAAAAAGATTAAGCCCGTGAGCGCCGCCCAGGCCGAGGGTCTGCGCCGCACGGCAGCCAACTACCAGCGCTACGCCAGCTGGTTTGAGACGGAATAAATAGGACAATTAGATTATAAAATGTTTTTTAGCAAAATAAATGCTTTATAAGGGAAGCTGGGGTAGGAAATAACGAATGTTTGGCAATAGTTTTGCGGCCGAGTTCACTTTCTTCACTTTTCTTTTACTTTTCAAGTACGCTAGTTAAAGCTATGCCCTTTAGGGCAAGACTTTAGTTGCTACTCACTTTTGCCGGTCTTGTTCAGGCAAGGCTGTTTAATTTTTGATTGTCAGTTAGTTACTGCTATTTGCTCAATGACCGACGCCAGCGTTTAGCCAGCAGAATTTCATTCTAAAGCGACCCACTTTCAGTGGCTTCTTTCAGTCGGCTTTAGCCGAAACCGCCGAATTCCATTCGCTTTCAAACCTATGGACTTACAGTCCATAGTCGTTTAGTTCTTCTCCTTATGAGAAAAACTTACCGTTTGCTGTTAGCCCTAGTGGTTGCGGCTACTTCGTTGTCTTCGTGCAGCCGTTCGAGCTACTCTTTCAACACAAATTCGCCAGCCTATCTAGGTTCAGAGTCGGTGCATGTAGCAACCTCAGCTGCTCCCCAAGCTGTTGAAAAGGAAGTTGCTGCCATTTCAACCGAAGCCCAACTGCCTGCTACTGTGGCAACTCCGGTAGCTCATGTTGCCCGGGCTCACCGGGCAGCAATGGCTCCGCTAGCTCATGCTAGTGCTGCTGCATCTATTGTTACCAACCAACCAGTTGCAACAGGTAAGTTTGACCGCAAAGCTTTCAAGCACGAGTTGAAGCGCCAATTGGCCGCGGCTCCTAAAGACATATCAGCCGAAGGAAAAAGCCAGCTAGTAGCTGTGATATTGTGCTTTTTCTTGGGTGGGCTAGGTATCCACGACTTCTACATGGGCTATGTAGGTAAAGGCATTCTGCAAATTATTCTGTCACTCCTCATTGTTGGTTTCATTCTCGTAATCATCGACTTTATTCGCCTGCTAACGGGCAGCCTGAAGCCGAAGGATGGTGACTGGGGTACCAAGCTCTAAGAAGCCTTCGATAAAGAAAATAAAAATGCCCTTCTGTAATCAGAAGGGCATTTTTTGTATGCCTGTAAGCAGGGGCAGGATAGCGCCTACCCCCCTAGTATCAGGTCTGCGTTGGCGGTGGCGGGCGTGAGCACCCGCAGCTGCACCAGCTCCACCACGCGGCGGGCGCGGCTCAGCACCCGAAACTCGTAGGGCTCCAGCACGGCCACGTCACCTACCTCCGGGATGTTGCCGTAGAGCACGTTGAGCAGGCCGCCCACGGTTTCGTAGTCATCGCCCTCGGGGAGGGGGTAGGGCAGGTACTCGTTGGCATCAGAAATGGCCGTGGAGGTATTCACGCGGTACTCGGTTTCGGATATCTTCTCCACCACCGGCACCTCGTTGTCATACTCATCCTGGATTTCGCCCACCAGCTCCTCCATAATATCCTCGATGGTGACAATGCCCGACACGCCGCCAAACTCGTCGCTCACAATGGCCATCACCAAATGCTTGCGCTGAAACTGGCGCAGCAGCCGGTTGATTTTCTTGGTTTCAGGCACGAAGTAGGCCGGGCGCATAATGCGGGCCAGCTCGACCGGTTGCTGCTGCCGAATGAGGGGTAGTAAGTCCTTGACGTAGAGCACGCCCACGATATTATCGATGTTGCCCTCATACACCGGCAGGCGCGAGTAGCCTTCGCTGAACACCGTTTCGAGCAGTTGCTCTTCCGACATATTCACTTCCAGCGCGGCGAGCTTGGTGCGGGGCACCATAATCTGCTTCACCATGCGGTCGTTGAACTGAAAAACGTTCTCTATCAGCTCGTGCTCCGAGTCCTGAATTTCGCCGCTTTCCTTGCTTTGGTCAATCAGCAGGCGCAGCTCGTCGGAGGTGTGCGCCTCGTTGCCGTGCACGTTGCTGATGCCAAACGCCCCAAGCAGCAGGTTGCTGGCCTTCGATAAAAACCAGGTTAGCGGGATGGTAGCCAGGTAAAAGGCGCGCAACGGCAGCACCAGCGCCAGGCTCACGGCCTCGGGCCGCTGAATGGCCAATGCCTTCGGGAACAACTCGCCGAAGAGCACGTGCAGAAACGTCAGGATAATCAACCCCACTGCCACCGAAATGCTGTGGGCCGTGACGGGGTTGATGGCCAGACCGAGGTGGGGTAGGAAATCCAGAATCAGCTCCGTAAAGAGCTCTTCGCCTACGGCACCCAGCAGCAGTGACGCAATGGTGACCCCAAGCTGCGTGGCCGAAAGGTAATCGTAGAGTCGCCGCACCACGCTCAACGCCTGCTCGGCTAGTCGGCTGCCTTCTTTGGCCTTTATTTCGAGCTGCGAGAACCGAACCCGGATGAGGGAAAACTCTGCCGCGACGAAAAAGGCGTTTATTAAAACCAGGAAGAGAGTAAGGAGTATTTTTAAGCCCATGTGTTTGGCTCGCCAGCAACACAGCCGGTCAGGGAAGCCTTCATGCTACAAAAGTACGCACACCGGCAGAGTGGGTTGGCGATAGCTACCTATTTACTATAGATTGCGGCCGGTCGCGGCCCCTATCGCCGGGGTCTTAAACGACTAAGAGGCGCCTTTTCCGAAGAAAAATCGCCTCTTAGCTTTTGCTGTAGCGGAAGGACTTGAACCTCCACGAAGTGGTTAGCCAATGGCTTCGAAAAGCAACTGATTTGTCCCAGTGTCTTCACCCCCGAGATAGGAGGGCGTGTCTGCCAGTTTCACCACACTACAAGTTAGTTAACTAAACGCCGCTTGCGTCCACTGAGGTCAAAGATAGCGGTAACAGAACTTGCAGTCCTAACAATTATTATTAAATTTATAAAAATCCGGTATAAGTAATATTTTCATCCTCGCCTTGCTGAAAAATGCCTCTTGTTTTCATGCCGCACGTGCATAGACAACCGCGTAGCAGCAGATAAGTGCCGAGCAGGGTAACAAAAAAACCTCCCGACCAGGGCCGGGAGGTTTCTGGAAATGCGCTCTACATGTGAGCTACATTTTGGCTTTAACGGTTTTGGTCGTAGTCTTATTGGTTTTGTAGCGCATATCGGGCGTGCCGTCGGCTTTCATCGGGCCGGCAGTATGCATGGTAGTCGTTCTGTTGGCCTTGTAGCGCATGTCGGGCGTGCCGTCGGCCTTCATTTTGGTTGAGGTCGTCGTCGTCGTGCGGGCAGCCGGCGCGGACGACATTTTAGTCGTCGTCATCTTGCTTGAGCTGCTACTCATAGTGCTGGTTGCCGGGGCCGTTTGGGCCTGGGCCGCGAAACTGCCTGCTACCAGCAGGGCGGTAAGGAAACTGAGAAAGCGCTTCATGGAGTAAAATAGAAAATGGGTGGAGAAAAACGCTGCCGTACCAGGCAGAAAATGTGCCGAAATATAAGGTGTTTACTGATAAAAAAGCACCTGCTTAACGAGGTAATATGGCTGCGCTAACTAATTCACTACAAATAGCATACCGTATAATATTATGCATTCAAAATTTCATGAAAAACTCATTTAAAAGCTGTGTAAAATCAGTAGCATTATTATCTGAAAAAATGAGGAATATCATGGGAGCAAAAGCAAGTCAGCCCTTTCTTTGTCGCACAACTTTTCTCCGGCACCATGAAGAAACACCTACTCCTAAGCCTGTTTGTGATGAGCCTGTGCGGCACCGCCGAGCTCCAGGCCGCTCCCTCCCGCTTGCCCGCTACCGTTACCAGGGCCAATCCCGACCGCTTGCAGCGGACTATGCGCCGGCTGCATCGCCAAGCGCAGGCGCGCGCGCGCAAAAACCGCCACCGGTAAAAAATCGGCTACGGATTAGCCAACCAAAAGCCCCGCACCAACTAAGGTGCGGGGCTTTTGGTAATTAAGGTAGTTGGTAGCTAAGCGGTTACTTGGGCTTCCAGCTTTTGGGCCAGCACGTGCTTAGGCACGGCACCTACTTGCTTATCCACAATCTGGCCGTTCTTGAAAACCAGCAGAGTAGGGATGCTGCGGATGCCAAACTTCATGGAAGTCTGGGGATTAGCGTCCACATCTACTTTGCCAACGATGACTTTGCCTTCATATTCGCCGGCCAGCTCTTCCACTACGGGGCCTACCATGCGGCAGGGGCCGCACCACTCCGCCCAAAAATCCACGAGTACCGGCTTGTCCGAGTTGATAATCTCCTCGAAGTTGGCGTCGGTTATTTCAATTGCTTTGTGCGCCATGACGCTAGGGGTTAAAATGAAAAAATCGTCCGGCGTATACGGCCGATGAGGCCGCAAGGTAGCGGAGTTAGGCTAAAACAAGCGGGGTAGGGGAAAGTTCAGCCGGTGTTTGGGCGGGCTACAGCAGCGAACACACGTCCAACTCAAACTCCTTCATCTTGTCGATAAACGTCTTGGGCTCAATCTGAAAGCGGCGCGAAAACATATCCACCGCCAGCCGCTCGTGGGGCTCCACGAACTGAATTTCCAGGCGCTTCGAGCCCTTGGCGTGCTCAATGGCTTCCTGCAAGCGGTCAATCATGGGGCCGGTCACGGTGCGCAGGTCCAGCTTCACGCGCACGCCCTTGCTAAGCTTATCGGCCACGTTGGCGAGCTGCTCCATCGTCTTGATTTTTAATTCCCACTGGTCCTGGGTGCCGTAGCGCAGCTCCATTTTGCCCCGAATGAACATGGGCGGCACCTGCTCGTTGTGGTAGTTTTTGGGGTTAATGAGCGGCCCAAACTTGGAGTAGTCGTCGCGGAACAGTGCCAGGTTGATGCTGGAGTCGTAGTCCTCCACGTTGAACGACACCATCGGCTGCCCGCTCTTGGTGGTGCGGAACAGGACGCCCGAAATCAGGCCCGCGATGTTCACGTCCTTGCCTTTTTGGTCTTCCAACTTGTCGAGCGGGCAGGTGCAGTAGGCGTCAATTTCCATGCGGTAGATGTCGAGCGGGTGGCCCGAGAGGTAGAAGCCGACCACTTCTTTTTCGCGGCGCAGCTTTTCGGTGGTGCTCCACTCGTCCAGGTCCGGCACCTTAGGCAGGGGCGCGGCCACGGCCCCAAACGCGCTGGCCCCGAACAAGCTATGCTGCGCCGATTCTTTGGCCGCCTGGTGCTGCTGGCCCAGCTTCATGGCCTTTTCGATGAGGTTCTGGTCGCCGGCCGGCGCGTCCATAAACTGCCGGCGGTTGTACTTCTCGAAGCTATCGAACGCGCCCGCCTGGGCCAAGCTCTCCCAGGTTTTCTTGTTCACCGAGCGCAGGTTGATGCGCTTGGCAAAGTCGAATACGTCCGAAAAAGGGCCGCTTTTTTGGCGCTCTTCCACCAATTCCAGCACGGCCGCCTCGCCCGCGCCCTTTATGGCGGCCAGCCCAAAGCGAATCTGGTTGGCGCGCGGCACGTTAAATTTCTGTTCCGATTCGTTCACGTCGGGGCCGAGTACGGCTACCCCCTGCTTGCGGGCTTCTTCGATGAAGAAAGTCACCTTCTTAATGTCGCCCATGTTATTGGTGAGCACGGCGGCCATGTATTCGGCGGGGTAATTGGCTTTTAGATATCCTGTCTGATAGGCAACTACGCTGTAGGCGGCGGAGTGGGAGCGGTTGAATCCGTACTCAGCAAATTTCTCCATCACGTCGAACACCTCACTCGCTTTCTTCGACGGGATTTTGTGCAGCTTGCCCGCGCCTTCGATGAATTTCTCGCGCTCCAGGGCCATTTTCTTCATGTCCTTCTTGCCCATCGCCCGGCGCAAAAGGTCGGCCCCGCCCAGCGAATAACCCGCCAGAATCTGCGCCGTTTGCATGATTTGCTCCTGGTACACCATAATTCCCTGGCTATAATCCAGAATAGGCTTTAGCAGCTCGTGCGGGTACTCCACCGGCTCGCGGCCGTGCTTGCGGTTAATGAAGTCTGGGATGAACTGCATCGGGCCGGGCCGGTAGAGCGCGTTCATGGCAATCAAATCCTCAATGTTGGTGGGTTTCAAATCCTTGAGGTACATCCGCATCCCTTCGCTTTCAAACTGAAAGGTGCCGATGGTGTCGCCGCGCTGGTAGAGCTGGTAGGTCTTCTCATCATCCAGCGGAATGTCGTCAATGTCAATCTTCACGCCGTGGTTGCGCTCAATTAAATTCACCGCGTCCACGATGATGGTCAGGGTTTTAAGCCCCAAAAAGTCCATCTTCAGCATCCCGGCCGATTCAATTACCTTGCCGTCGAACTGCGTGATGAGCAGGTCCGAGTCCTTGGAAGTCGAGACGGGGATGTACTTCGTGATGTCATCCGGCGCGATGATGATGCCCGCCGCGTGAATGCCAGTGTTGCGCACCGAGCCTTCGAGGCGCTCGGCCAGGGCCAGAATCTGGCCCTTGAGGTCGCTTTGGTCGGCGCGGATGGCCGCCAGCTCGGGCACATCGCGGAAGGCCCCGGCCAAGGTGGTGCCGGGCTTTTCGGGCACGAGTTTGGCAATCTCGTTGGCGGCGGGTAGGGGCAATTCCAAGGCCCGCGCCACGTCCTTGATGCTGCTTTTGGCAGCCATCGTGCCGAAGGTGATAATCTGCGCCACCTGGTTTTTGCCGTACTTCTGCACCACGTAGTCAATGACTTTCTGACGGTTTACGTCGTCAAAGTCAATGTCAATATCGGGCATCGACACGCGCTCCGGGTTCAGAAAGCGCTCGAACAGCAGCGAGTACTTAATGGGGTCAATGTTGGTGATACCCACGCAGTAGGCCACCGCCGAGCCGGCCGCCGAGCCGCGGCCCGGCCCCACCGCCACGCCCATGCTCCGGCCCTTGTTGATAAAGTCCTGCGTAATCAGAAAGTAGCCCGCGAAACCCATCGTCTGGATAATGCGCAGCTCGTAGTTCAGGCGCTCCTCCACCTCGGTCGTGCGCTCGGAGTAGCGCGGCTTGGGGCCTTCAAACGCGCCTTTAAACGTCAAATCGCGCAGGAATTCGTCGGCATTGGCAAATTGGGGGGGTAGGGGGAAGTTGGGCAGCAGAATATCGCGCGCCAGCTTGGGCGGCGTAATCTTATCCACAATCTCGTTCGTGTTGTCCACACTCGCCGGCACATCGGCGAAGAGCGCGTTCATCTGCGCCTGGGTCTTGAAAAAGAACTGGTCGTTAGCGAAGCCGAAGCGGCGCTTGCGCTGCTTCGGCGGCTTTTGCAGCTCCTCGTCAATGCGGCCGAGCATCCGGCGGGCGTTTTCGTCGTAGCCGTGGGCGGCTTTCAGGTCATCGAGCGGGCCGTAGTGCACGCGCTGGTCGGCGGTGAGCACGGTGTAGTAATTCGTCTCAAAGTCGCCGACTGGGATGCTGCGCTCCTCGGCCGT from Hymenobacter psoromatis includes the following:
- a CDS encoding radical SAM protein yields the protein MRLVKHPVLCNYYVTYRCNAKCSFCDIWEKPSPYITLTDVEANLRDLKRLGVNVIDFTGGEPLLHRQLPEFLALARQLGFITTVTTNGLLYPKNAERLRGLVDMLHFSLDSIDRATHDRSRGVACYDFVLESIRVAKALGERPDILFTVFRHNLADLEAVYREITQPNGLVLILNPAFEYGEVETGEQLTEAELDFLSAFGKRRGVYLNEGFIALRRDGGNHVAAPVCRAASTTLVISPSNELVLPCYHLGEQKFPINGRLFDLYQAPETQRLAALEGRLPPCEGCTINCYMQPSFAVETSKYFWQALPSTLKYNWEKGTWKRLLSV
- a CDS encoding thiol reductase thioredoxin, which codes for MAHKAIEITDANFEEIINSDKPVLVDFWAEWCGPCRMVGPVVEELAGEYEGKVIVGKVDVDANPQTSMKFGIRSIPTLLVFKNGQIVDKQVGAVPKHVLAQKLEAQVTA
- a CDS encoding DNA polymerase III subunit alpha, which translates into the protein MPTFSHLHSHTQYSLLDGQASISALMKKAQADGMPAVALTDHGNMFGAFNFVAEANKYNVKPIVGCEFYLVADRHKKSFLREKGEKDNRYHQLLLAKDQAGYHNLSKLCSMSFIEGVYSKFPRIDKELLMQYHEGLIATSCCIGAEVPQAILFESEERAEELLKWWLNVFGEDYYIEIQRHGLMNFDGTGKSQEDVNQVLLKLAKKYNVKVICTNDSHYVDQTDYAAHDLLLCVNTAEERSIPVGDFETNYYTVLTADQRVHYGPLDDLKAAHGYDENARRMLGRIDEELQKPPKQRKRRFGFANDQFFFKTQAQMNALFADVPASVDNTNEIVDKITPPKLARDILLPNFPLPPQFANADEFLRDLTFKGAFEGPKPRYSERTTEVEERLNYELRIIQTMGFAGYFLITQDFINKGRSMGVAVGPGRGSAAGSAVAYCVGITNIDPIKYSLLFERFLNPERVSMPDIDIDFDDVNRQKVIDYVVQKYGKNQVAQIITFGTMAAKSSIKDVARALELPLPAANEIAKLVPEKPGTTLAGAFRDVPELAAIRADQSDLKGQILALAERLEGSVRNTGIHAAGIIIAPDDITKYIPVSTSKDSDLLITQFDGKVIESAGMLKMDFLGLKTLTIIVDAVNLIERNHGVKIDIDDIPLDDEKTYQLYQRGDTIGTFQFESEGMRMYLKDLKPTNIEDLIAMNALYRPGPMQFIPDFINRKHGREPVEYPHELLKPILDYSQGIMVYQEQIMQTAQILAGYSLGGADLLRRAMGKKDMKKMALEREKFIEGAGKLHKIPSKKASEVFDVMEKFAEYGFNRSHSAAYSVVAYQTGYLKANYPAEYMAAVLTNNMGDIKKVTFFIEEARKQGVAVLGPDVNESEQKFNVPRANQIRFGLAAIKGAGEAAVLELVEERQKSGPFSDVFDFAKRINLRSVNKKTWESLAQAGAFDSFEKYNRRQFMDAPAGDQNLIEKAMKLGQQHQAAKESAQHSLFGASAFGAVAAPLPKVPDLDEWSTTEKLRREKEVVGFYLSGHPLDIYRMEIDAYCTCPLDKLEDQKGKDVNIAGLISGVLFRTTKSGQPMVSFNVEDYDSSINLALFRDDYSKFGPLINPKNYHNEQVPPMFIRGKMELRYGTQDQWELKIKTMEQLANVADKLSKGVRVKLDLRTVTGPMIDRLQEAIEHAKGSKRLEIQFVEPHERLAVDMFSRRFQIEPKTFIDKMKEFELDVCSLL
- a CDS encoding gamma carbonic anhydrase family protein, with product MPALILPVHGITPIIGPDCFIADNATIVGDVVLGRACTVWFTAVIRGDVNRIRIGDATNVQDGAVLHCTFEKAALTIGSRVSIGHRALVHGCTVHDDVLIGMGAIVMDHAVVGAGCLIAAGAVVLENTICEPGYLYAGVPAKKIKPVSAAQAEGLRRTAANYQRYASWFETE
- a CDS encoding endonuclease III, with the translated sequence MVQTTSPPLAKALADHTILDEFYGRVPPAPRRTPMRELISTLLSHRTTHADEELAYDRMLEAFGDWEGMLHAPLDGLIHAIRTTRWPATQAPRIQDILGRIKVETGGSFSLDFLADWPTERGMQWLTDMPGIGLKTASLVLLFNFRKPVLPVDAHVHRVMQRLGVLGPKVSVEKAHSVLLDLLKPELDPEGLFNFHKHNYWHGQQICFFQKPNCARCPLKSFCDYYDEHFGAPTPAALAETPAHWDAAVWGKLPH
- a CDS encoding hemolysin, whose translation is MGLKILLTLFLVLINAFFVAAEFSLIRVRFSQLEIKAKEGSRLAEQALSVVRRLYDYLSATQLGVTIASLLLGAVGEELFTELILDFLPHLGLAINPVTAHSISVAVGLIILTFLHVLFGELFPKALAIQRPEAVSLALVLPLRAFYLATIPLTWFLSKASNLLLGAFGISNVHGNEAHTSDELRLLIDQSKESGEIQDSEHELIENVFQFNDRMVKQIMVPRTKLAALEVNMSEEQLLETVFSEGYSRLPVYEGNIDNIVGVLYVKDLLPLIRQQQPVELARIMRPAYFVPETKKINRLLRQFQRKHLVMAIVSDEFGGVSGIVTIEDIMEELVGEIQDEYDNEVPVVEKISETEYRVNTSTAISDANEYLPYPLPEGDDYETVGGLLNVLYGNIPEVGDVAVLEPYEFRVLSRARRVVELVQLRVLTPATANADLILGG